Proteins from a single region of Vicia villosa cultivar HV-30 ecotype Madison, WI unplaced genomic scaffold, Vvil1.0 ctg.001284F_1_1, whole genome shotgun sequence:
- the LOC131634369 gene encoding phosphomevalonate kinase, peroxisomal-like codes for MAVVASALKKVLVNGSYLVLERPNAALVLSTNARFYAIVKTIYAETRPDAWAWAWADVRLTSQLSRDALHKLALKNITILTVSSSETRNPFVEYAVQYSMDAAYATFDQKKKDLLHKLLLQRLDITILGSNDLYSYRNEIERRGLPLTPESLANLPPFASISFNTGDANNGNSKSEVAKTGLGSSAAMTIAVVAALLHYLGVVKISSSKDHTLVKMLAAIVAYVSSRHFVLHLVALVHIKFNIYQKLLQLLVYWWKMCCI; via the exons ATGGCCGT GGTTGCTTCTGCTCTTAAAAAAGTGCTAGTCAATGGCAGTTATCTTGTTTTGGAGAGACCCAATGCAGCACTTGTTCTTAGTACTAATGCTCGTTTTTACGCTATTGTTAAAACTATATATGCCGAAACTAGACCTGACGCTTGGGCCTGG GCTTGGGCTGATGTTAGATTAACTTCTCAACTATCTAGAGATGCTTTGCATAAATTAGCACTAAAAAATATTACTATCCTAACTGTTTCTTCAag TGAAACAAGGAACCCTTTTGTGGAATATGCAGTGCAATACTCTATGGATGCTGCTTATGCAACGTTTGACCAGAAGAAAAAGGACCTGTTACACAAACTACTTTTACAAC GTCTTGACATTACAATTTTGGGTTCCAATGATTTATATTCTTATAGGAACGAG ATTGAGAGGCGTGGACTCCCTTTGACACCAGAATCATTGGCAAACCTTCCACCTTTTGCCTCTATTTCCTTTAATACCGGTGACGCTAATAATGGAAATTCTAAGTCTGAAGTTGCTAAAACTGGGTTGGGCTCATCTGCAGCCATGACAATAGCTGTAGTTGCTGCTTTACTTCATTACCTTGGCGTTGTAAAGATTTCCTCTTCAAAAGATCATACACTAGTAAAAATGTTGGCTGCAATAGTAGCTTATGTGAGCAGCCGGCACTTTGTTCTTCATCTGGTGGCACTTGTCCATATCAAGTTCAATATCTATCAGAAACTACTTCAACTTCTGGTTTATTGGTGGAAGATGTGTTGCATCTAA